The window ATCCTCTCATAGTACCACGCGCTCAGAGAAGTGACCAGGATAACCTGGTCGGATGCGTTGATCATGGACGACGATGTGATCTCCGGGAGAAGCTTCTCCCTGCGGACGCATGAGAGGACCTGGTCCAGTATGTATTGTAGCGGCGTCGGCTTCTTCTGGAACACCCGGATCTGTATGCCGACACGCTGGCCAACGCCCGCGAGGTTGGTGCGGTAGTAACTGGTGACTGCGCGCCAGACGTCGTTAACCGGGTGGAACAAGTACCGTCCGAGGTGGTAGAACGCCATGTCCTTCTCCGGGAACATCTTGCCCAACTCGTCCTGGAATGACGGGACGAGGAAGAGCCCCGGGACGAGGTAGCTATCCGTCTTCATCAGCAACCACGGCGCGCCGTGGAGGAGCCGCTGATGCTCGTCGCAGTAGAAGAGCTTGTCGTGGAAGTCGTAGCCGCCCTCGAGGTGCAGGTAGACGAACGGTGGCCGGTGATCACCGCCGTCCGACCACGACGCGTTCCCGTCGCCACCCACGGAGATGACGTTGGCTTTTAGCATGTTGCCGAGGCTCTCTTTGGAGCCGATGCCGTAGTCCCTGAGGTGCCCCAAAGGGAAACTCCAGCCAGAGGGTAGCAGCCACGTCGTCCCAGGGAAGGGCTCGCAGAAGAGGGCGCTGACATCATGCTTGTACTGGTGGACGAGGAGGACACGGTCCGTGAGCACGGCGTAGAGGAAGGCCGAAGCGGTGGCGAGCATTCGGTTGCCGAGGCCGCGGTAGCTGATGGAAACGAGGTAGCGGCAGTCCGTGGCGGCAGCGCCCTTACCGGACTTGAGCTGCCAGACCGCCGCCCTATACGGGGCTGTGCCAGGGCCGCACCGCTTCTGTAGGGCTTCGTGCCTCCGGAGCTTGCCAAGTAAGTAGGGGGATGGTTTATGCGAtgtgttcttcttcttctcgtgGTAGCTGGCGAACTCGTACCGGCTCCGGCACGACCGCTTGCTGAATTCTGCGGTGAGCAGGCCGTCGAGGAGCTGGTCGGCGGTGAGGTCGGATGGAGGTGCATCTAGAGATAAAGAGACATTTTATTAGCAAACCCGTGGTCGAAATTTCAACATTTTATTACCACCACATGGCATAGGTATTGCTCTACATCAGCTTTTGCTTTACTCCCTCCGATCAGAAATATTTGTCGAAAAAATGAATAAAATAAATGTATCTTGAATTAAAATACTTCTAGATACTTTTATTTCTTGGACAAATATTTTCGGACAGAGAAAGTATGATTTTGATAATTGCCCTGATAGGAGAAATTAGACTGTATCCCATGAAAGGAATTCCTAGTCCAGCCTGTTTTCTAGTTTGGGTGAAAGAGAATATGGTGACGCAGGAGTACATGCTTAATTAATTAGCTACCGAGTCTCCATTGTCCAGTGGCACATGGTAAATTG is drawn from Aegilops tauschii subsp. strangulata cultivar AL8/78 chromosome 1, Aet v6.0, whole genome shotgun sequence and contains these coding sequences:
- the LOC109760124 gene encoding galactoside 2-alpha-L-fucosyltransferase, which translates into the protein MDVERSSSDAARDTPSSSSSQAGLETVERRRRLPGRPKSFVPAVCILAATVLAAVVFSADSPWSFVQDAPPSDLTADQLLDGLLTAEFSKRSCRSRYEFASYHEKKKNTSHKPSPYLLGKLRRHEALQKRCGPGTAPYRAAVWQLKSGKGAAATDCRYLVSISYRGLGNRMLATASAFLYAVLTDRVLLVHQYKHDVSALFCEPFPGTTWLLPSGWSFPLGHLRDYGIGSKESLGNMLKANVISVGGDGNASWSDGGDHRPPFVYLHLEGGYDFHDKLFYCDEHQRLLHGAPWLLMKTDSYLVPGLFLVPSFQDELGKMFPEKDMAFYHLGRYLFHPVNDVWRAVTSYYRTNLAGVGQRVGIQIRVFQKKPTPLQYILDQVLSCVRREKLLPEITSSSMINASDQVILVTSLSAWYYERIREEYGGGRITGGVHQPSHEGRQKWGDTSHDRRALSEMYLLSTCDMLVTTGFSTFGYVAQGLGGIRPWIMPSTPIWSESDMAETKEVPEPPCVRAMSVEPCFHSPSYYDCTARRDVDVGKVVPYVRHCEDVSWGIKIANQSS